The following are encoded together in the Diabrotica undecimpunctata isolate CICGRU chromosome 7, icDiaUnde3, whole genome shotgun sequence genome:
- the LOC140446781 gene encoding GATA zinc finger domain-containing protein 1, whose product MPSKGPLVCLKCETSESPIWTNAENLGSICLDCVNEAKDNMKTELENEEEDNKIGKSKPRNTRSYRTRLNPFAVPKVSAPKTRGRRGLTKKTPVKAPTDVATTVTSEYVFYKGSYIQVGDIVSVKDVEGDIYYAQIKGLLTDQFCNKSAVLTWLLPTQESPPPNERFDAATYIIGPEEDIARRLDCMEFIMHAPSDYYKANNTPYPSPFPSAERGYIWTSINSMSI is encoded by the exons ATGCCGTCAAAAGGACCCTTAGTGTGTTTAAAATGTGAAACCAGTGAATCGCCTATATGGACAAATGCTGAAAATTTAGGTTCTATTTGTTTGGACTGTGTAAACGAAGCCAAAGATAATATGAAAACCGAATTAGAAAATGAGGAAGAAGACAATAAAATTGGTAAATCGAAACCTAGAAATACAAGATCTTATAGAACAAGATTAAATCCTTTTGCTGTACCCAAAGTATCTGCTCCTAAGACAAGAGGTCGTAGAGGCTTGACAAAGAAAACACCCGTCAAAGCTCCTACGGATGTAGCTACAACTGTAACCAGTGAATATGTCTTTTATAAG ggcAGCTATATTCAAGTTGGGGATATTGTATCAGTAAAGGATGTTGAAGGTGATATATATTATGCTCAAATAAAGGGTCTTCTAACTGATCAATTTTGTAATAAAAGTGCAGTTTTAACTTGGTTATTGCCAACTCAAGAAAGTCCTCCACCAAATGAAAGGTTCGATGCTGCTACATATATTATTG GTCCAGAGGAAGATATAGCAAGGCGTTTAGACTGTATGGAATTTATTATGCATGCACCATCTGACTATTATAAAGCAAATAATACACCATATCCTTCACCTTTTCCTTCTGCAGAACGTGGGTATATTTGGACCTCGATTAATTCAATGAGTATTTAA